In one window of Bemisia tabaci chromosome 4, PGI_BMITA_v3 DNA:
- the LOC109031182 gene encoding uncharacterized protein isoform X2, whose amino-acid sequence MRIFSGYCYAAIVIASFLIGEVLGDKEAVQLNVCTNCAPKCLTDIRPGSETIPFPGNGTDPGNATIDSSRTVATNTTNWFNGTDSGSFSSRRFMRLSSYMDMTNIRRTFKRMRSIYLIYQPELRMFWCLFTFFPLVTAFSGRTADAGPNTDRSDMTDMTGMPETTYPPEVTYDLLDPDWQPAPTFGQFVSAPTNPGPDFNGSNWFLAQDANLSGLQTGLFRRQQRGLRRSRRSPGPGRPHRRQKRTVDQIQKLFQRVMRRHLFRLVSAYLSLLGFEIPADKLETRTLVALSMFMGLFQGFVSGFRKLLFATPLTCFASYGVVKFITWVDNFSF is encoded by the exons GATATTGCTACGCAGCAATAGTCATCGCAAGTTTTCTAATCGGCGAAGTTCTTGGCGATAAAGAAGCAGTTCAGCTCAA CGTGTGCACGAACTGCGCGCCCAAATGTCTGACGGACATCCGGCCTGGCTCCGAGACGATCCCTTTCCCCGGCAACGGAACAGACCCAGGGAACGCAACGATCGACTCGAGCCGAACGGTCGCGACGAACACGACGAACTGGTTCAACGGGACCGACAGCGGCTCCTTCAGCTCGCGCCGCTTCATGCGCCTGAGCAGCTACATGGACATGACCAACATTCGGCGGACCTTCAAACGGATGCGGAGCATCTACCTTATCTACCAGCCGGAGCTCCGCATGTTCTGGTGCCTCTTCACGTTCTTCCCCTTGGTGACGGCCTTCTCCGGTCGGACCGCCGACGCCGGGCCCAACACCGACCGCAGCGACATGACCGACATGACCGGCATGCCTGAGACGACCTACCCGCCCGAAGTGACGTACGACCTGCTCGACCCGGACTGGCAGCCGGCGCCCACCTTCGGCCAGTTCGTCAGCGCGCCCACCAATCCAGGCCCGGACTTCAACGGATCCAACTGGTTCCTCGCCCAAGACGCCAACTTGTCCGGCCTCCAGACCGGTCTCTTTCGTCGCCAGCAGCGTGGGCTCCGCCGAAGTCGCCGGTCCCCTGGGCCCGGCAG GCCTCATCGCCGCCAGAAGCGGACTGTGGACCAGATCCAGAAGCTCTTCCAGAGGGTCATGCGGCGACACCTCTTCCGGCTGGTCAGCGCGTACCTGTCCCTGCTCGGTTTCGAGATCCCGGCGGATAAGCTGGAGACACGGACCCTGGTGGCGCTATCTATGTTCATGGGTCTCTTCCAGGGCTTCGTGTCCGGTTTCCGGAAGCTCCTTTTCGCCACGCCGCTGACGTGTTTCGCGTCGTATGGCGTTGTCAAGTTTATCACCTGGGTTGATAATTTCAGTTTCTAG
- the LOC109031182 gene encoding uncharacterized protein isoform X1: MRIFSGYCYAAIVIASFLIGEVLGDKEAVQLNVCTNCAPKCLTDIRPGSETIPFPGNGTDPGNATIDSSRTVATNTTNWFNGTDSGSFSSRRFMRLSSYMDMTNIRRTFKRMRSIYLIYQPELRMFWCLFTFFPLVTAFSGRTADAGPNTDRSDMTDMTGMPETTYPPEVTYDLLDPDWQPAPTFGQFVSAPTNPGPDFNGSNWFLAQDANLSGLQTGLFRRQQRGLRRSRRSPGPGRPHRRSSVPGRPHRRQKRTVDQIQKLFQRVMRRHLFRLVSAYLSLLGFEIPADKLETRTLVALSMFMGLFQGFVSGFRKLLFATPLTCFASYGVVKFITWVDNFSF, from the exons GATATTGCTACGCAGCAATAGTCATCGCAAGTTTTCTAATCGGCGAAGTTCTTGGCGATAAAGAAGCAGTTCAGCTCAA CGTGTGCACGAACTGCGCGCCCAAATGTCTGACGGACATCCGGCCTGGCTCCGAGACGATCCCTTTCCCCGGCAACGGAACAGACCCAGGGAACGCAACGATCGACTCGAGCCGAACGGTCGCGACGAACACGACGAACTGGTTCAACGGGACCGACAGCGGCTCCTTCAGCTCGCGCCGCTTCATGCGCCTGAGCAGCTACATGGACATGACCAACATTCGGCGGACCTTCAAACGGATGCGGAGCATCTACCTTATCTACCAGCCGGAGCTCCGCATGTTCTGGTGCCTCTTCACGTTCTTCCCCTTGGTGACGGCCTTCTCCGGTCGGACCGCCGACGCCGGGCCCAACACCGACCGCAGCGACATGACCGACATGACCGGCATGCCTGAGACGACCTACCCGCCCGAAGTGACGTACGACCTGCTCGACCCGGACTGGCAGCCGGCGCCCACCTTCGGCCAGTTCGTCAGCGCGCCCACCAATCCAGGCCCGGACTTCAACGGATCCAACTGGTTCCTCGCCCAAGACGCCAACTTGTCCGGCCTCCAGACCGGTCTCTTTCGTCGCCAGCAGCGTGGGCTCCGCCGAAGTCGCCGGTCCCCTGGGCCCGGCAGGCCTCATCGCCGGTCCTCTGTGCCCGGCAGGCCTCATCGCCGCCAGAAGCGGACTGTGGACCAGATCCAGAAGCTCTTCCAGAGGGTCATGCGGCGACACCTCTTCCGGCTGGTCAGCGCGTACCTGTCCCTGCTCGGTTTCGAGATCCCGGCGGATAAGCTGGAGACACGGACCCTGGTGGCGCTATCTATGTTCATGGGTCTCTTCCAGGGCTTCGTGTCCGGTTTCCGGAAGCTCCTTTTCGCCACGCCGCTGACGTGTTTCGCGTCGTATGGCGTTGTCAAGTTTATCACCTGGGTTGATAATTTCAGTTTCTAG